From Streptomyces sp. SCSIO 75703:
GACGACCCCCGCGAGCTGCCCCTGAGCACGCCGCAACCGGTTGAGCGCCGACTTCAGCTCGGCGGCCGACATGTCGAGTTCCACACATCCTCCTCCATATACCCCCGCGGGTATCATACCGTGCGGGGGTGACCCGTACTGAGCATCCCTGAGAAAGGTTCGGTTCCGTGACCAGCACCACCGCAACGCCCGCCGCCCTGACCGCCGACGAGGCCGCGGCCCGGCTCGGCGAGTTCACCGTCGTGGACGTGCGCTCCCCCGGCGAGTACGCCGGCGGCCACCTCCCCGGCGCCCACAACGTGCCGCTGGACCGGCTGGACGAGGCCGCCGTGGCCCTGACGGCCGCCGCCGCGCGCCGTCCGCTGCTCCTCGTCTGCGCCTCCGGCAACCGCTCCGCCACGGGCTGCGACCGGCTCGCCGCCCTCGGGATCGAGGCCGCCGGGCTGGAGGGCGGCACCGGCGCCTGGGCCGGGGCCGGGCACCCGGTCGAGCGCGAGCGGCAGGGCCGCACGGTCTGGCCCATGGACCGCCAGGTCCGGTTCGCGGCCGGCTCGCTGGTCGCCGCGGGCTTCGTGGCCGGCCGGTTCTGGCGTCCGGCGCACTGGCTCTCCGCCGCGATCGGCGGGGGCCTGATCTTCTCCGGCGTCACCGGCCACTGCGGCATGGCGGTCGCCCTGGCCAAGCTGCCGCACAACAACCGGCCCGCCCAGGGCGCGCCCTCCTTCGAGGAGACCCTGGTCCGGCTCGCGGCCTGACCCCCGGCGCACGG
This genomic window contains:
- a CDS encoding rhodanese-like domain-containing protein codes for the protein MTSTTATPAALTADEAAARLGEFTVVDVRSPGEYAGGHLPGAHNVPLDRLDEAAVALTAAAARRPLLLVCASGNRSATGCDRLAALGIEAAGLEGGTGAWAGAGHPVERERQGRTVWPMDRQVRFAAGSLVAAGFVAGRFWRPAHWLSAAIGGGLIFSGVTGHCGMAVALAKLPHNNRPAQGAPSFEETLVRLAA